CCAGTTCAGCTCTTGCTTCATTCCACCAGAATCGTGTGTTGCATCTCGGTACTTACTGTTTGCTAATTCAGATGGATTCGAGCGATCAAGTTGGTATCGAGGAATATGGTAGATATCCCTGACTGTTTGGGCTAGAAGCGAGAGCTTTTGGACGTCGATTCTCGGAGAATAGCTTTGATGAACTcctttcttggcctttttggcctgttttcttttcgcaCGAGCAAGTTCTCCAACTTCGATAACTTCAAAACAACCCAATTTCACGACAAGTTCCGCTTCAAGAAAAGACCAAGCGCTGCCTCAAGAATTTCCTAAGCACAAGCAGGTAAAGACAAGGATGTCGGAGGAGAGCAGAAATATTGAGGTCGAGAGTGTGTGTTGAGTTGGACTGCTGCAATGGCTTCCAGCTGGCAGACGGCTGGTATATATCCGCGCCTGGAATATTCCGCGATAAAGTTCGCTTGATCTTAAACAAAAGTAAAGGACACGCTCAAGTGCCAAAGGCTGGTAAACAACCCGCACCTGTTGGCTGGGATACGAAAAGTCCAAAAAGAGGCGGATGTTGAGTGCGTAGGATGCAACGATGGCTTCGCATAAGGTTGAAATGACGAGCGAGATTTAAGATTTAAGATTCGCGCCAGGTCAGCCTCTGGAATCTTCGTCTCGGCAACCATGTTGTCAACTCTCCCATCAATGCCTGCCTTGAAAAGCACCATCTATGAAGGTCGCTGTGCTGGTTCTTCCCTTTTGGCGTGGCATTCGATCCTGACGCAGGTGCATCTGACAAGATCGCGACTCACAAGTGATCCGTTACggcttttttgcttcctcAGTCAACAAGATAACAGCTTCACTCCATCATTaagggggagggaaaaaggttccaagaaagagaaaacaaaaaaaaggttcaTCCAAACAGGTCAAAACGTGGGTCATCGTGAGAAAACAACTATCAAGCGTAAGTGTTACATAGGTAGACATGTGATGTAATGGTAATCAAACTAAGAGGCCCTCCATCGCTGAACTCAAACTCCAAGAAGTGCATAAATGTCCAAACAGAGATAATACAAAATGGGGCCGGCCATATTttccaaaacaaaacattcTCGTCGGACTTTCGTGTACAGCGTTGCCATAAAGTGAGCACACCTCTCTAGTCGTCCCCTATTCTAgccatcatctcttctttgccCTTAGGCGTTCTGGGGAGCGATGCCGCCGATAAAGGCGGCAAACTCTCTTGGGTTTCTGGTTTGCAGGAAGACGGTGCCGGGACCAGTAAACTTGCAAACAAGGCCTTCTCCGGAGGAAAGGCCAGAGATAATGCCGCCAGAAGCTACACGTTCCAGGACGTAGCTGGTATTCCACGCCACAAGATGACCGTTATCTACAATGTACTTTTCGCCTTGTTGAAGCTATTACGTCGGGTTAGTATCTCTGACCGGGACAAGGGAACCTATACTTCAGACTTACATCTTTCCTAATGATAGCGCCGAAACTCGAAACCCAGAGCAGACCAGTTCCAGATATCTTGTAGACAAACAGACCCTCGCCACTGAAGATGGCCTTGCCCAGACCTTGTCTCTTGTAGTCTTTGACGACAGCCTGAGTAGAGGCCAAATAGGCATCGTGTCCCACCGACCACTGCTCTTTGCCGCTCAATCTTATGCTCGTAATGTCTCCCAAAGAGGCGGGCGCGAGAATGAGCTCTCCCGGCCCTGTGTAAGTAGAGCTTGCGAGCTCTCCGCCTGCAATGATCTTCTTGACGCTGAACTTGACATTACCCTTGAGGGTGATTGTGGGAGACATGGCGACCATGGCACCTATCATGCGATTAGATTTGGTCAAATCACGATACCGTTCCTCTTTCCTGCCGCTCATCCAACATACCTGGCTTTGCATGCAATGGGGCGCCCATGGCCAACTGGACAGTCAAAATCGTATTAGTATCCCGATGGCTGATGCGATAGCTTCCTCCATTAAAGGTGCCAACATCATCGGTCGTCGCGACAGCCCCAACAAAGTTGGTCGGCGGTGGAGCTCCACCGGCCTGGGTTGGTGCTGTCTGAACGGGCGGCTTCTCCTGGGGATACGGAgcattctgctgctgctgagggaacggaggaggagaaaactGAGGCGGTGCttgttgctgatgctgctgttgttgttgcagctggtgctgctgtATTTGCTGCGGCGGTGGCGGTGAATGTAcctgttgctgttggtaGTGGCCAGAGTCGGGAGTCGCCGCTGGACGCACAGCCAAGTTCAGCTGCTGCGATTGCGAATGCTGATGCTGGGGAGGCTGGCTCCCGGGAGGAGGGGGATAATGGCCCGGCGAGGGCTGTTGGATCTGGGGAGACGGCGTATGCTGGGGCGGAGGAGCATAGCTAGGCGCTTGTCCCGGCGTTCCCTGGGGAGGAGGGTAGAACTGTGTCTGGTTCGCGGGAGGTGAAGTCGGAGGCGGCGCatattgatgctgctggggcGGCGATTGATACTgctggggaggaggagcgtattgctgctgctgctggggcgGTGGTGCTGTTCATTGTTCATGTTAGCATTGGGAGCGTATCGTCTGTCGCAATGGCTTCTCGAACGGACCTTGTCCTGCGCCTGCGCCGGGAGGAGCTGCGATGTCGCGAGTCAGTACTTGGAGATGGTGgggtgaagctgaagctggagatggctggTGACATACGCGGGTAGAagtgttgctgctggccagacatggcgatgatggtgtATAGAGTACAGAAGAGTGTTTGCTGATTGAACAGGCGTAGGATGGAAAGAGAAAGTGATGGTGAGAGAAGAAataagaggaagaaaaaagttggCTTGGCAAAGGCGCAGTTGGAGCTGATTGAGTCGAGCTCGATGTaagacggccaagaagcccCGCTTCCGAGCTATTATACAATGGAGCTCAAATGGGATTTGACAGGCCACAAGCCACACTGGGCAGTTTAGCAGATATATTCGCTCGGGTGAGGCGTATTTGCACGTGTGTTTGCCGCAACTGGAATAGATTTAATTCAAGCCTGGGGGATGCAATGCAAGTTATAAGGACACATCAGGCTGACGAGGCCTCAATTCGTTTAGGTCACATCACATCCATCAATTGGAACATTCACAGAATCTACAGCAATTATTACGCGCTGACAGAGGCGCCAAGCTCCAACCCCGCTCAAGGCCCAATGGGCACCCGCACGCTGTTTGGAATCGCCTTCAGCGCCCCCGCCACGGCATCTCCATTGGCCAGCAGCCCAAGTTTAGGCGCCTCCAGGGTCCTGTCAGCGTCTGTCAATACAGGGGCCCTTTTGCCTCATGTGGTGATTTGATTCCagtctactccgtattcgAGTCCATACCGTGCATGCATGAACCATTGATCCATGAATGCGCAAGGTACATGTTTAAAACAATTCCTCATCAACCAAACAGTTTCATTCAATCCCAGAATAGCAGGTACAGTCAAACTCATACTGCAGCCTTGTAGACACAGGCACCTGTGACCGCCTCTTCAATTTCCCCTTGCTCGCGTCAGCCATTGATACTATATGCCTAGTCCTTACTATTATGTACGGATAGACGCTGAGCTCAGCCTACCCAATAATTGTTTCTCATTTAACACATTTCAATTAATAGCATCCTTGATTTCTAGAATTATGTGATATATCCACGTCTATCAGGATAAACCCTTTGGAATCTGGCCTTCATGGGCAAGGGCTTCTTCGCTATCGAATTGTTGCGAGTACGAGATTAAGTTGGACTTGGAGCCTTGGTCAGCCTATACCATGCTTTTCAGTCTTATGAGTAGAGTCGGGGATGCTCAGCGTTGCTAGATAAAAGCAACGCTAGGATTTTGCACTTAGACCCAGGCATGAGATTGCGAATCCAGCAGAGCCATAGGCCATAGTAGCTGTTATTAGGTCAACAGTAGATCGCCAATGCAAATTCCGTGTTTTGTAGCAATAGAGCTGTTCACTCCGTATAACAGCATCAATGGTTCGAATAATGGGTAGCCATTTTCCCTATACATTGTCATTCGAAGAGAAGGCGCTGTATATTTCCCTACAAGTAGATTTCATATAATACAAATACAAATGAGCATAAAGCCTCGTGATCGAGACTATGTCCACGTATAATGTACTCTCTCATCACATATACTCGTGGCTTGTTCGGCACATatacctactaggtactacTAAAGTACACGTAGTACCTCATCAAActttatatacatgtacatttgGTATCTGGTAGTACATCAATACACAGAGTGTGAAGATTGGATTCGAAACCGCATCAACTCTATCCAGCGCCATAACTAAGGTGTCTTGCTATCTGAACAAGCCAACGTTTATAGTTTTGGATGAAAAGCCCGACAATAAAGATAACAAATGtaaacaacaacaaaagaagtAAATAGCAACGCAGCCACCCGCCGTTTATCCATCAACGTGtctccatttccatctccatctcctttcaactcatccatctcacctCCATGCAAATCACGAGCTACACCACAGACAAGCCAATATAATAAAGAACGTTTAGCAACTTCTCATTGCTACCAATCTGCTCGGCCACTCTCTGCTACTATACCCAATTCCTTTTCTCACTATTCTTTTCGCTTCTATTTTTCTCCTCGGTTCCACTTATATCCAATAACAATGccttgcttttgctggtTACTCATCTCCTTCGTCCTAGGCCTCGCCTCTTTGGCCTCAGGTCTCCCGATTCCAGGCAATAAGGCTTTAGACTCTCCTCATCCCCCAACAGTTATCCTCGAGgaacaagaagatggcacACACAACATCTCTGTGGGAGGAAACATCAAAAAGAGACAATGGAAGGACCTGCCAACTCCCCATATAACCCTCATCAATGCCACCCCCTATAAATGGCAAAGGGGCTACATCCACCAGTACCAAATGCCAGACTGGAAGGAGGATTTCCCTGAACACATCGATCCGGGCGATATAGCTCCTGTCCTGATCCAGGCATCGAAAGGCTACCACAACTGGGCAGACTCTGCGGCCGAGGTGGTGTACGATATCGTTGGAACCTCAGAGCCCATGTCATTCATGGTCAAGTTCCAGAATCGGCACAACACCCTCAAAGTCGAGTTCCTTGAATCCTTGTCTTCCATGAACAACGCCAAGAGAACCGTTCACGACTTTGAAATCGCAAAATTCCCCGGCACCGCGTCGGCCTTCATCATTGCCGGCCAAGAGGGTCATTTCATCACCAACGATCCGCCCATCGACTGGATGCAAACTATGCTTCCCGAACTAAAAGACAAGCCTCTGCGGGAGATTGTTCTCGGGAGGTCACATCACTCCGGCCTGTGGCACTCCCACGTGAGTATTGGCCTTGCGTCGTCACCAAACACCGTGACGCAGAGCGTCCACCTTCGCGAACAGCTCGGCAATGGTGGCATCCGCGTTCTCGACTTCCGACCCCTTAAGATTGGCGACGAGTTTCGCGAAATTCATGGTGTGAGAACCCCTGACCCGTTAGGTGGCATAATGTTCCAGGGCTCTGAGGGAGCCCTCTTGAGTGACATGATCCAAACTGTCAACGAGTTCAATCGGAAGTACCCTGGCGAGCTCATCATCTGGGATGTACACAGCCATGATGCCTGGAACCAAGATTATCAATATCGCGAACTGAGTGACAGCCAAGAAGACCGTGTAGCGCTATACAACCAGTTCTTGGCGGTAGAGAACCGCGTCAACATCCCCGACGTCGTCCAAGACGTCAGCCAAATGCCCCTGGGCTGGTTCATCGGCAACAAAACGTCTGCCGTCCtcatcaactttgacgaCGCCTGGCGGGAGAAGGATATCGACGTATTCCCCGGTAAACGCGAGGGTTTCATCACGGGAAGAATCCTCCCTCTCTACCACCCCTGGAGCGATACCAACAACGTCCATAATCTGGCTAAGGACCAGATCGCCGAGTTTCACGCGAAACGGCCTGTCTCGCAAAGCCCCATCATCATTACCGAATGGGTTTTGACAATGCGAGGCACCCAATTTATAAAAGACACCATCTTGGCACTGGCAAATGCTGCGTGGCGGTCATTGTTTGTTGATCTCTGGCCTGCGACGACAAGCGACTCTTATCCTAACTGGATCTCGATGGATAATGTGCGTGGGAACCAGCAAAAGACTCTCGTCATGGCGATGAACCACTGCCTGGTGGCCAAAAAATGTGGTGTTCTGGGTGGCAAGGTCAACATCTGAGCTTGGCCGCAAGCAAACATATTCTTCACCAATGATATTTACATTTACAGGGTAGGTGATTTCAGTCTCCTGATGTTGGTATTCTCACCCCTGAGGATTACATGCTAACATTTCCATGAACCAGACATGCAGAGGacttgtacggagtacgtcACCTGGCAGCATATTCATCGTTATGACGGAATTCGGCCATCGAATCCCGCAGCCATCGTTCGTTGCCGGTATTCAGAAGATATCCACGATCAGCATGTGAAAATAGAGGCCGTCCACAAGCGAGTTTCAGACCTCAGCTACGCTCCACGCAGTACGAAGCTTGGCAAAGCCGCCAAGATGACAATAATTACTGATGCTACCAAGGGCATAGCAAGATCCTGTTCACGTGCTAGGACCTGAGATTGGTTACCCCCCAAGTCCATATTATAAGGATAAGATCAAGGTGTTTGATGCGTGTGCACCGGCAGCAGACTTGGGCGCGAGAACGCGCCGAGCCAGCAGCGCGGTGTCGCCCAGGGAGGATTGGGAAGATGCATGAGGCGATGATCCCTCGCTTGCGGCTAGTGCGATCTGACAGCTGTCATAAGCTGAGTTGATTGATTTGACTGGATGCCGGTACGATGCCATCAGCGGTCGTGCTAGGTATAGTATTTCATACCATCAACGCTCGCGATTGGgctctgcttctctgcctctgcgGAATAAACTGGAACGACTTTGCAGCGGGCTCGTACCACGATCAAATGACAACCGGCATCTCACGAAGCGCCGGCGGGAGATGAAATCCGCAAGCTCGGACACTCACACGGACCCAAGGCCCTGCTGACGGCAAGTGGCGGAGCACCCGGCGTCGATGCCCTCGTACCAGGTGTAACAAGAGTTTGACTAAGGCGCTTGGATGTGAGTTTTTTCGCCGATGGTGAACGGAGCATATGGAGTACATTGCTTGCAATACACAGCAACATCAATCAATGCCTTGGCCATGTGTCAATCAATTCTCCGTCCACGCAAGGGGGGCCACGATGGCAAATGCCGCCAGCCCGGAAGAGATGCCTAAAATGCCTCCTCCacggcttcttctggaaGCATCAGTCAAACTCGTTCACTTGCATGCAGAGGACGCTAGCAAGGCTGGCCGCATGCTGCGCGACTTTTGCAAGTGAGTTCGAAGGAAAGCGGCCGGCCACGTTTTGGACatggggagagaagagagagaggaggacaTGCTAGTTAGTTGCCAGATTGAGCGTCGGTGTCCAATGTATTCATGTTTCGGAAAGatttttgttcttcttccataGCTATTGCAACGGTATTATCCGGAAGCGATCCCCGTGAATCCTACTTTagcctttttgtttccttgaAGCCGCTTGAGTGACAGATAGTGCCCGACAGTAGTAGTTGCTGAATATGACTTCGGATTCCATTTCGGCCAATTAGAGCAATATGTACGAGTAACAGGTAGGACCCCAAAAGAGCCAAGAGAAGTTAGTAGCCGTGCCCGATTATGTCTGCTGAGCTTTGATTTTTGCTTTACAAATCCTCGGTCCGTCCCAAGTGCGTGCCCAAAGATCGTGGCTTGCTGTCAGAGATGCTCGGCCGAAACATGCGATGAACAAAAGATATGTCTCCGCTAGGCGGATTGCTTGTAACGTTGGCTGCGAGCCGTCCCCATCTGCTATTATGGAGCAGCTGGGCCTATCCAGGGGTTTGCCGGTATTGCTGTTTGCATGCAAGCTTACCCGTCCCTGGCAATGGAGAAGATTTCCTCTTTCGATCCCTTCCGGATGCCACTCGCTCACGAGAGCAAGCATTGCCCCTATTGTTAACAAGTCTGGTTCGCGGATAAATTCGACCGACAAGGGGTGGAAAAATTTCGAGCGGACCGTCTCAGTGCGGTTAGAGTCGTGTTTACCCGTTTGACTCGACGACGGAGCTTCTGCTTTGATCCGGAACCGAAGCCTCGGGAGAAGCAGCGGCTGGGCAGCTCTGGTGgttggatgacgacgaaCCTCACAGCTGGAAGCGAGCCGTCTGGCAAAAGTTGGACCAACGAAGGATGTTGCATTTCCCCAGAAAAGCGTGTAACACGACCTGCTCTATGCATTTTACAGAGACTCTGTTTAGGCACGTACAAGTACAGCGATTATACGCATGCCCTGGAAGTACATGATGTCCTTGATTCTGTAAGAGACTGATCCAGAGGGCCGCTCACAACAGTAGGTAATTGCACGAGACCACGGTTTGTAATCACAACCACAATGCTGGATACAGGTCTTCGGCATCGAAGTTTTCTTAAACCCGCTGGCTGGTCCAGGGTGAAATAGATTGTAAGCGACGCCACATATCGGCCCTGAGATCCCCTGATCACGGAAACGCGGACCGTGGCGGGAAGCTCCTGGTAAGGGAGGCAACGAGGATACGGCAACAAGCCAGCATACCCTAGAACAGGGCAGCTTATTCTGAACAGAATGGATCGCAGTCTTATTTAAAACTGCCGGATTTGGAGACTGCGTAATACTGCGTTGCAATGATTGCTGATGGCTCGCCCAGGCACCTGGAGAAATAGAGGGCAGGGGACAAAgccaaagaaacaaaataAGATGCAGTGAAATgagatgaaaaggaaaggaaatcTCCGCCGGCACTTGTCATATGACGGACCCGGTGTTGTCAGCAGCAGTGCCGGCATGAATATAAACATTTTCAAATAAGAACTAGAAAGAAAATGGGCAAGTTTTGATGAGCACAAGCTTACAGGAGGCATGGAGTAGTTAGTGGTGTCCAGTAGTATAATATTTCCTGAGAGTCGATGGCCGGTTCTTGATGTAACACCAGTACGGCGTATTACCAGATCCTTGAGCACTGCACGAAAGAAGTAGGTAGGCACGCGTCTGTATCTTCAATGCTAGGATTCGTGCAGACTCCATGCCGAAACGAAAAGCTGGCGTGGGGGGAGTTGAAGCGTatccttttctcctctcttttcttttcttttccggATCGAAATTACCATCGGAAACCCCCAGAGCTGCTTCATCGTGCTTAGACACCGGTCTTCGCGAAACAGATGACACGAGGCAGGTGTTATTTCGTCTGTACAGTGCGCAAAAATAGTAGCTAGCTGAATCGGCAGCATTCACGTTGCAGAGTCAACCttgctcgtacgagtacttgtcCTGGTCTTTGGAGGCACTCTGCTACGACAATCGCATGGGCGCCCCATGGAGAAGCCGGTGTCCTTAACCCAAACACTCGGTCCACGGGAAAGGGATCCGACATGAAGGAGTACATTATTGCCTGCTTGGCAGTAAAGTAAACGCGGTCGTGATAACTAAGGCTAGGATGATAAAACCATGGGGTCAGGTTAAAAGCACGTGTTATGCAATGCGCTTGCGGTCATGCAGCAGAGTCCTACCTCGTAAATCGTATCTGAACCCTGCGTGTGTGCCTTACCCTCGTGGATTTTCTCACAGGCGAACATTTTGTCGCCCAATTTCGGACAACTCGAATAGCCCAGAGGGATCTCCTTGGGGAAAGCCTGGAAGACTAGGAGTTGTGCTTGTAgttgatgaaagagaaacaatGCTCAATCGTCTGAGATGACTCGCAgctgatgaaaagaaaacaatgATCAATCGTCCGTGATTACTATAGACACATGGAAGAGGCGGCCCTTCCCGTTTCAGTTCCAACATTGTCTTTAGACTTCCAGTGTGCCAATCAGCAAGCAAAGTATGGACAGCGGAACGAATCCGCGCAAGCTTCCGTCCATGTGGCCATCCATGCTCCGCACTGCATGCTCTTTACGTTGAACGTCATTACTAGCTGCTAGGGGCTTTGCGTCTCAAGCTCGATCTGAGCGCAGGCTTCTAGTACCGTCTAGGCATGGGCGAGATGAGCTTCTCGCGCTTCGGCAACAAGCAAAATAACGTGGCATTGCCCCCCCCGATTTGTAGCATTTGTTTGATCATCGATGCAATCGAGGGTGAGAAGGGACGTGTCTGCTCTTGGGGTTAGTAGCTGGCTCGAGCGCCTGTTGATACTGGCCCAGGCACGGAGTATCATACGTACGAATTACGAGCAAGCCTATGATTCAAGGCGCTCGTTGAGAGTAAGCCATGATGGGAAACGGGTGCCGAGCCAAATCCTGGCAACCTCGTAATCTGACCAATCAAAGGCCCCATTCGCAAAGGCGCCGAGCCAGTCTGCTGGGATAGAATCCTTGTATCATTCATTAACAGCGTCACCAGGTGAAGAAACAGAGGAGAGGGCGCGGCAGCCTGGCACACCGGGTTATCCCAGCAAGCTTCAATCTTTGTGACCGATCCCAGCTGTAGCGTGGGCTctggggagagaaaaaggaaagtTATGGAGCATGGGCGGACGGACTAGCGGATAGATTCGacatcttggcagcttgttGGAATTGACAGTTGGTGCAGAACCTAGCTTTAAGGGATCCAAGCCCTCGGGATGAGTGGCAAATGCGAGCAGTGAAGCACTAGAGCACTAGAGAGGCCGTCGGTGTCAGTACAGTACCATGGGGGTCCGTCCAGTGCATTAGGGGCGCAGTAGAGATGAAGATATTGATGTGATCATGCAGTTCGTCTTGACAGGGTCGCCATGTGTACAGTATAGAGAAGATGGGAGGAAACGTAGGCAGACAGGGTGACGGGAGAGGCACCCACTTGGCGGAGAGGCGATGAAGGGGAAAATGGAAGTGCGACCGAACCAACCTGGATGCGCTAAGTATGGAAGGCAATCGTATGGACGTCAACGTCTGTGGCAGTATTCGTACAGTAGCACGACGGTAGTAGTACGAGTCGGACATGATTGAAGTGTTGCTGAAGATGGGCTGAGTCTGAGTCGGCGGAGTTTGTGCGTGTCGGGTCCGTTTCTTTACGTAGCTGGACTAGAGGCTGTCAAGGTGAGATGCTGTTTTTAGTGCAGAGATTGCACCGGACATCACTAGCACCTGTACACATGGATTGACGTGCATGAGGCTCCATGTATGAACACGcactactcgtacatctgTAAACgagcacagcacaggcatTCATAGCTCCCACTCAGGCTACagtatgtactcgtacagacCAGACAAGGGGATGAGAGGCTGTATTGAAATTTTTCGGTGATGCATGGAGGCGCAAAGCAGTAgcaatgtccatgtccatgtccatgtacGAGTTCAGTACAGCCTGCTCCATACAGCGCTCGCAGGCATTTAGAACCCGGAcccgtacatgtacttgctTGCTTGAACGTGCACCATGGAGACCTCATGCTCGGCGTCTTTAGGGGGCCTGGCACACCGTTGGCGGGTCCGAGGCCTTGCCCGGATGTGCACGAAGCGTCCGCGGCCGGATTCCATGTCTGGTCCTTGTCGCTCGCTGCAGGAATTAAGGGTTCAATAACTCCAGCGTTCTGGTTGCGACTCTACGGATTATATGATGTTCAATTCCAGGTTCTCTTTTGGACATGCAGCTTACAGACGGGAGTTATACAGTGCCGTACCGTACTATACTGTACGAGTTTGAACAATGCTCCAaagtggctggctggctttcTCTTCAACGTTTTGTCTCCAAAAGTTCCAGTCCACTGCCGTCAAGCCTTCTCCCTTCAATCGCTCGCCAAATGTTCAATGTCTTGGTTTTGGGGCGGCGTGCGGGGCTCGTTTCCCTTGGGACGGTAATGATCTCTCCATCAATGTTAGGCCCAGTGGCTAGAAGCCCAGGTCCACTCCTTCGTCTCCAGCGCAGCCCGTTCCATCATCGACCGGCTGAGGAGTTAAAACAGACAACCCGACGCTATCGCGGGCGGCGTTACTCAACTCGTCCATCCGGAACTGCCCTATTAGCGGATCGCTGGCACCATCTCAGGCCGACGCCCAGGAGCGCAGGCTAGGCGGCTTGTGGTCTAGCCGTGGCCGCAATCCAGTTGAATCAGTTGATGTGGGCTTTTCCGCTTTTCCCAGCGCTACGGACGGCCGCCTCGGTTCATGTcatgatccatccatccattcccaCAGTCTGGACATGGACTGACTGCACCCATCTTTCGGGACCATCTCCCAtgcttcccccctccctctctgGTCTGGCCGGGGGGTCGGGAGCCATTGAACTGGTCCCGCCACGCATCCCAGGGCTTCAGCCATCCCTGGCCTTGTCGCTACCAAGACCAAACCAGCGCCGCTGTGATGAATTGCATCCATGGCGCACCGTGTCTCGGCAAGTGGGTGCTCAACGCCCCTACAGTATGTCCTGTCGCTATAGAATATAGCGCTGGGCCCTgctgtctttgctgctgactGTACCCTGGGCTGGTACCGAGCAGACAAAGACCTGGAGTTTTTAGCTTTTCACCAGGCCACTATTAGCTCGGGGCTCGCACTTTCAATTTGATCAAATGTCAATGTTCCCTCCAGGCCAGCCCGCAACATACATCAAGCTTAGCCGCCCCCAATCTCTGGCCGTTTCCTACTTCCACCCAAACCCTCCCATTTGATCCcatacatactcgtacattgTAGTCAGTCTTCAAGTCTTGTATACTCACTGTCGCCTCCTCTACACCACCGCTAGTAATACCTTACGAAGCCTCTATTGCGACAAAGGGAGGCAAATCGCcctcagcaccagcaacacTACCACCACATCCTTACCCTGACGACATCCTAACCGGCGGGGACAGAGGGATAATTCACCCAACAGCCATCGGCAGCTATTGCGAACTAGTATTCTGGACTAAACAAGACTCACCTGCGAATGCTTTGTTATGAGGTGACCCCTCACCAAGACGAcgggacgacgacgacgacacc
This genomic stretch from Trichoderma breve strain T069 chromosome 1, whole genome shotgun sequence harbors:
- a CDS encoding mitochondrial biogenesis AIM24 domain-containing protein, yielding MSGQQQHFYPPPPGAGAGQAPPPQQQQQYAPPPQQYQSPPQQHQYAPPPTSPPANQTQFYPPPQGTPGQAPSYAPPPQHTPSPQIQQPSPGHYPPPPGSQPPQHQHSQSQQLNLAVRPAATPDSGHYQQQQQHQQQAPPQFSPPPFPQQQQNAPYPQEKPPVQTAPTQAGGAPPPTNFVGAVATTDDVGTFNGGSYRISHRDTNTILTVQLAMGAPLHAKPGAMVAMSPTITLKGNVKFSVKKIIAGGELASSTYTGPGELILAPASLGDITSIRLSGKEQWSVGHDAYLASTQAVVKDYKRQGLGKAIFSGEGLFVYKISGTGLLWVSSFGAIIRKDLQQGEKYIVDNGHLVAWNTSYVLERVASGGIISGLSSGEGLVCKFTGPGTVFLQTRNPREFAAFIGGIAPQNA